The proteins below are encoded in one region of Tachypleus tridentatus isolate NWPU-2018 chromosome 4, ASM421037v1, whole genome shotgun sequence:
- the LOC143248337 gene encoding uncharacterized protein LOC143248337 — protein MSPKRARFVALILLAVAVCTLFMRVRGQQFYPNGRYGRRDSIPPLSGGTREMILSYFGDGSVRCVYTGYADYYRCGRSFDKTDPQLTD, from the exons ATGTCCCCTAAAAGAGCACGATTTGTTGCTCTGATCTTGCTTGCTGTTGCAGTATGTACTCTGTTCATGAGAGTTCGAGGCCAGCAATTCTACCCTAATGGACGATACGGGCGTCGAGATTCTATACCTCCACTTTCAG GTGGCACGAGAGAAATGATCCTGTCGTATTTTGGAGACGGCAGTGTTCGTTGTGTGTACACAGGCTATGCTGATTATTATAGATGTGgaag GTCTTTCGATAAAACTGACCCTCAGCTGACCGACTAA